The Mustela erminea isolate mMusErm1 chromosome 18, mMusErm1.Pri, whole genome shotgun sequence genome has a window encoding:
- the LOC116577180 gene encoding zinc finger protein 134-like gives MPPCHPDAPVSSTLIAYQQIHAEDKPYEHTDCGKAFRKCAHFTQLLRIHTGRNFMYVMNGVKPPVRHQNSPDITLDSSPEVTLERSPTDVAIVGKLLAIIYTLLYMRIHSEERPRKCNECGKAFRSFPDFAIHQRIHTGEKPYECSECGKSIICTQNLRAHQRIHARKKPYTWLYM, from the coding sequence atgcccccgtgccacccagatgcccccgtTTCTTCAACTTTAATTGCTTATCAGCAAATTCATGCTGAAGACAAACCTTATGAGCACACTGACTGTGGAAAAGCCTTCAGGAAATGTGCACACTTTACTCAACTACTGAGAATTCATACTGGAAGAAACTTTATGTATGTCATGAATGGGGTAAAGCCTCCAGTCAGACATCAAAACTCACCAGACATCACACTGGATTCCTCACCAGAAGTCACACTGGAAAGAAGCCCTACAGATGTGGCAATTGTGGGGAAGCTTTTAGCAATAATTTATACCTTACTGTACATGAGGATCCATTCTGAAGAAAGGCCACGTAAATGCAATGAATGTGGGAAGGCATTCAGGAGTTTCCCAGATTTTGCCATCCATCAGAGAatccatactggagagaaaccctatgaatgtagtGAATGTGGAAAATCAATTATTTGTACACAAAACCTCAGAgcacatcagagaattcatgCAAGGAAGAAGCCATATACATGGCTTTACATGTAA